The following DNA comes from Bacillus sp. 2205SS5-2.
ATGAAACGGCTAGAGAGGCAAGTGCTATTTTAGATTACCGGAATGCATTAGCAGAAGGAGAAAGTCCTCCTCATCATTGTTTTTTCACAACAGGATCTAAAAAGCTTTTTACCGTAATAGCCTCAGATTGGCTCCAACGGGATGATTTTCATGTTACATCGATTCGGCTACCCGAGGATAAATAATATAGAAATTATGATTGCTAATAAAAATGCAAAAAAATATGGGAATTCGTTAATGGAAAAATGGTCTTTCTGGACAGTTTATTAATGGATAAAAATATATTATAGAAAAAACGCTGAGAATTTCCATATCTACAGCGTTTTTATTTTTGTTCCAAGTAAATAACTTGGTTGTTATTCTATACTTGAAAACTTCAAAATCAGTTGAGTTCTAGTGCGCATCCATTTGTTCACCTATCCTGTTTAGGCATAGGATAAACAATTTCCTTCCTAAATTTGAAAGAATCGATGGAAGCATCGCAAGGCACCCTTCATTGGTATGAATGGATGTATGCTTTCATCTTAAATGTCAAATAACCTTCGATTTCGTCACTGATATCGTTAAATAAATTCGATTAGAGGTCCTTAAAATTATCTTTTTATTGTTGGCTTTGTTAGAGATAAAGGTTGATTTTGAAGATTGATCTTCTAAAACCTGGCATGTTCAGGGTTTAGAAGGCTTCTGCCCTTAATCGTAAGCTGTCTGTTGTTTCCCAAGTGCCTAATATACAGGCTAAAAAGAGCATCCGTTTCTTTTTGCTCAAATCTGCTTCCATTTCACGGTTTTCAAGGAACTGGAACCAGATCAAGTATAGTTGTAAATATTTCGTTGATACACCGTTGAACTTTCTTATCCATTTCTTTAGTCGAGAATGGTAGTTGTTAATGTTATTTATGTGATAGATACCACGTTTAACATGCTCTTTTTTACTAGCGTTAATGATGATATGTTGAATACCATTTCCTTTAGAATATGACTTGTAAGAGCTATGGGCATCCGAGCACAGTACAGCATCTTCTTGTAGAAGATGTGTTAAATTTTCATCTAATTGTTGAGTTAGAATCCGTCCCATTCCAACTACTTTGGATAACGTATTCTTATTACGGTCTTTTGCGATTAATACGCATACTTGTTCAGAGGAAATACCTCGTTTAGTTGCAGAACCAGCACGTTTTCGAGACTTTCTATCTGTAAGGATATTTCTACCTTTGCGGCTCTCTAAAAAATAGGTTTCATCGGCTTCTACAATGCCTTCAAAAGTAGGTGTTTGTTGCCTTGCCAAAGCAGATAGGAGCTTGTGCCGCCAGTAAAAACAGGTCGTGAAATGAACACCGACAATTTTAGCAGATTCGCGAAGAGACAGTCCTTTTAGCATACATTCAATAAAGGTAATCCACTTATTAGCTTTTTTGGACCGATATAGTGGAGTATTCGTTAGGTCATTGCTGATTTTAAAGCAATCCTTACATTTATATCTTTGACGACCATTTCGTTTACCGTATCGAACAACAGACACACTTCCGCAATGTCGACAATGATAACCACTAGTAAATTTATTTTCACGAAGCTCACCAATCAAGTTACCATGTTGAGAAGCATCGTGCGTAAAAATACGCTTAAGAAATTCCAATAGATTTTCTTTATCTTTGTCTGTTAAATAAGAAACGTCAGCTAAGATATTCGCTAATGTGGCCATCTGTCTTACCTCTTCCGTAATATTCTTACGATAAGGATGGCACAATTTAGCAGAATTTACACAATATCAACCCTAAATCTTAACAAAGCCTTATTGTTTTAAGATATTGCTGTGAAAATAGTTACTTTAAAAATAGGGGAATTAGTGTCTAGCCCTATGTGCATTGCGCTTATCTTACGCTTTAGTTACAAAACGTGCATCAAAATGGAGGGAAGTTTTTTCATTCGCTCGGTCTATTTTGGCGATAAGCTCGTATACATATAGTACAAACTGTCTTAGGAGGGGTTAGCTTTGTCGAAGCGATTTAAAGTGACGGCGGTAATGGTCCTTGCTTCATCTTTATATTTATCTGGGTGTGGATTATTCGGGGGAGATGAGAAAGTACAACAAGATCCACCACAGGAGGATGTCTCTTACTTAGAAGAGGGAGAAGAAAGTGTGGATACTACTGATTCTGCAGAGGGAGATACGGTGACAAGCTCAATAGACGATTCAACTGCAACCATTATGACGGAATTATATTTAATTGATGAAAACGGGTATGTTGTTTCTCAGACGATGTCGCTTCCGAAAGTTGAAAGTGTTGCAAAGCAAGCCTTAGAGTATTTGGTGACAAACGGGCCTGTTTCAAATATACTACCGAATGGATTTAGAGCCGTGCTACCAGCAGATACAACAGTCGATGTGAATATTGATGGAAATAAAGCCATCGCTGATTTTTCACCAGAGTTTGAGAAATACGCAGCGGAGGATGAAGAGAAAATTTTACAAGCAGTAACTTGGACCTTAACCCAGTTTGAAAAAGTGGAGAAAGTTGAACTCAGAGTAAATGGTTACCCGTTAACAGAAATGCCTGTCAATGGAACGCCGATTAATAAGAATGGTTTAAGTCGTACGATGGGTATTAATCTTGACTCAAATGGTGTAGTCGACTTAACTAATTCAAGACAAGTTACAGTGTATTATTTAGCTCAAAAGGGTGAATCAGTTTACTATGTTCCTGTGACAAAAAGGGTGAGTAACGTTGAAAATGATAACGTAATAGCCGTTGTGGAGGAGCTGATTGATGGACCAGCGTACACATCCAAATTAGTGAGCGGGTTTATGTCAGATGTAGCTTTACTAGATGACCCTAAACTTGTCGATGGAGAAGTAACCTTAAATTTTAATGAAGCAATATTTGGCAGCTTTGAAGAGGAACTAATTTCTACTCAACTACTTAATTCACTTGTACTATCCTTAACCGAGCAAACTGGAATTGAAAAAGTGTCCGTACTGGTGAACGGGGAAGGGGATCTCGTTAACGAAGAAGGTGATATATTAAGTGAACCAGTCACTCGACCTGAAAGAGTCAATACGATAAGTTTTTAAAATGGGTCAGTTTGTTATACTATATAGAAGGTAAGCGAAAGAGGTTGGCTTCTGCCGCCTCTTCTCTTTTTTTTTAAAAAGTGTAATAAGCGGAGGGACTAGAATGAGAATTGACGGTAGAGAATCGACGCAGTTACGAAATATACATATTGAAACGGGTTACTTGAAACATCCTGAAGGGTCAGTATTGATAACCGTTGGAGAGACAAAAGTGATTTGTACTGCAAGTATTGAAGAAAGAGTACCCCCATTTATGCGAGGTGAGGGAAAAGGCTGGGTCTCAGCAGAATATTCCATGTTGCCACGTGCGACAGGAACTCGTAATATCCGGGAGTCGTCAAGAGGGAAGGTTTCAGGCAGAACGATGGAAATACAACGCTTAATTGGACGTTCTTTAAGAGCGGTTGTTGACCTTAAAGCTCTAGGGGAAAGAACGATTTGGGTGGATTGTGACGTCATACAAGCAGATGGCGGAACAAGAACAGCCTCTATTACAGGTGCGTTTGTTGCTGTTGCATATGCTTTAGCTCAATTGCAAGACAACAAAAAATTGCCACAGTTCCCATTAAAAGATTATTTAGCTGCAACAAGTGTAGGAACAGTAAAAGAACATGGTGTTGTTCTTGATTTGAATTATGCAGAGGATTCTAAAGCGCTTGTGGATATGAACATTATCATGACTGGGACAGGTGAATTTGTGGAGCTACAAGGAACAGGGGAAGAAGCAACCTTCTCAATGAATGAGCTGCAAGAGTTGCTTGCTGCTGCTCAAACAGGTATAACTGAACTGTTTGAAATTCAAAAAGAAGCGCTTGGAGAAATTGCTATTCGATTGAAATAGTCTAGAGTTGGAGGAGAAATTGATGAAGAAAACGGTTTTAATCGCTACAAAAAACAAGGGAAAAGCGAAAGAATTTACGCGTATGTTTGCCCCATACGGCTTCAATGTCAAGACTTTGCTTGACATTGAAGGGGCTATCGATGTAAAAGAAACGGGTTCAACATTTGCTGAAAACGCCCTCTTAAAAGCGGAAACCATTGCCAACACCTACCAGACGATGGTGATTTCTGATGATTCAGGATTAATGATCGATGCATTAAACGGGGAACCTGGTGTATACTCTGCTCGTTATGCGGGCGGTGCAAAAAGCGATGAAGCCAATATGGAAAAAGTATTAGAAAAACTGAAAGAGAAAGAAGCTGAACAGCGAACGGCCCGCTTTTGTTGTACGCTAGCAGTGGCTGCACCTGGGATGGACTCTTTCACGGTTGAGGGAAGCTGTGAGGGGGAAATTCTATCAGAAAAACGTGGGGAAAATGGATTTGGCTATGATCCGATCTTTTTTGTGCCTAGTTTAGGAAAAGCAATGGCTGAATTATCACCAGAAGAAAAGAACAGCATCAGCCATCGAGGAAATGCATTACGGAAACTAGAGAAAAAGCTACCAGCTTTATTATCTGAGGCGTCGACTCAATGAGAGTATTGGTTGTAAGTGATAGTCATGGTTCAATTGAGTCACTGCTAGAATTACAACAGCTCTACCACGGGAAAGTGGATGAGATGTTCCACTGTGGTGATTCAGAGCTAACCAATCATGACGAAGCGTTAAAGCACTTTCTAACTGTTAAAGGCAACTGTGATTGGAACGGCGACTTTCCGGAGGATATTGTACACGCTGTGAAAGGGACCACATTCTTTGTCACTCATGGACATATGTATAATGTGAAAATGTCACTGATGAATTTAAGTTATCAAGCAATAGAACATAACGCAGATATTGTATTATTTGGTCACTCTCATGTCCTCGGAGTAGAATTTGTTGATGGAATCTTATATGTAAATCCGGGTAGTATCTTGTTACCGCGCGCACGAGAGGAGAAAACGTATTGTGTGATTGAAAGGAAGGCGTCAGTGCTTATGATTTCTTTCTTTGATCATCATCATCAAGAACTTATTGAATTAAGGCAGCAGTTCCAGGTACAATAGACGAGGAAGAACTTGTTCTTCCTCAATTTTTTCAAAATAAGTTGTTGACTTTTTCTCGATAGACTAATATAATAAAAAATGTCCTTAATAAATGAATCACATTCACTTATCAATTCAGAACTTGAAAAAGCTAACTGAGATGAGGGTGACGGTTTTTCAGAAACGAATAAGAACTATTTACTATATTATGTCCCAGTAGCTCAGCTGGATAGAGCAACGCCCTTCTAAGGCGTCGGTCGGGAGTTCGAATCTCTCCTGGGACGTCCAAACTAAAAACGTTGATTTCATTCGTATACTTACGTATGGAAACAGCGTTTTTTTATGATCAATTGGGATGAGGGACAGGTACCTTGACCAAAATTAGTTAATATGTATTGAATCTGGTGATTTGTGGAATTTACTAGTGAATTAGCAGAAATAATAGGTTGATATTAAACCGGGCAGGGGGAAATCCATTTTTTCTCCCTTTTTAGTAAGGCTGCTTTCGTAAAGATTGTGGCTTTTCGTATCAATTCATTATCTAAGATATAGCTTTGACCCGAGCCTCAAGCCACTGTAGCTGGATCACGAAAAGCGGAAGTGGCTCGCTTTGAGGCGGCAGGCAAATGAAGAACACGTAGGTGATGCCTGAATCACTGGAGAGTTATTCATTTGACCCGAGCCTCAAGCCACTGTAGCTGGATCACGAAAAGCGGAAGTGGCTCGCTTTGAGGCGGCAGGCAAATGAAGAGCACGTAGGTGATGCCTGAATCACTGGAGAGTTATTCATTTGACCCGAGCCTCAAGCCACTGTAGCTGGATCCGTCTATTTTTAGGAAAATCAACAATGAAATGGAGGATTTAGTCAAAAATCAGATGAAATAGCCACAATGTATACGAAAAGAGCCTTTAGTAAACAGCAAAATGAGAAGAGATACCTGTCCCTCTTGGATATTGTTTGGTATTATGATTTTCACATGCTACACTAAATAAGATAGAGTGTGAGAAGGACGGTATGTACCATGAAAAAGAAACGCAAAACCATAGAATATAGCGGAAATGTTGTTTATTTCCCTGGTATTAAGGAAAGGTTGATGGAGAAAGGTCTCGATTATCTCCAAGAAAAGAAATACCGAGAAGCAGCTGATTTGTTGAAGCAAGCATTAGATTTAGGATATGAACAACCCCAAATATACATGGCGTTAATACTTGCTTTATATGAAGGGGAACAATATGAAGCGGCGAGAGACTTTTGTCAATCTCTTCTGCAAGAAGGCAAAGGCGAATACTATGAAATCATTGACGTGTACTTGATGATTTTAATTCAACTAAATGAACATCAAGAAGTGGTAACACTTTTGAATGCACTCTTTGATGAGCAAAATGTTCCACCGAACAAAGAAGAACACTTTAAACAGTTACTCTCAATCAGTCAAAAAGTAGTCAATAGAGAGCAGTTAAAAATAATGGAGGCCAAGGAGGAAGAGCTTCAATTATTTACAGGTGATTTCCAAGAACAAATACTGGTGATGGGTCAATTAGTTCATCGCAACATCCGTCCATACCGGTCACAACTGATTGCTTATCTTACTGACTCAAATGCGCATCCTATGCTCCAAACAATGGTTCTGAATGTGCTCAGAGAACATGAGATTGATCAAGAACTATCAGTTATAAAACTAGGGGAACAAGGGAAAGTCATTCCGGCAGAGCTAGTAGATGTGTTTGATATGTCTTCCTATCAAGCATTGATGGTCGAAGTGGAAGAAATGGTTGAACAAAAAAATCCCTCTCTCTTTTCATTAATGAAAGAAATGATTAGTCGACATTCGTTTTTAAGGTACCCATTTTCCTTGTCAGCCTCTGAGAACGTTGCTTCCATATCTTATTATATCCACGCCTTAGCGCTTATTGGGGAAATGACCGATGTAAACAAAATGGCTACAGAGATGGGGATAAGAGTGGAAGAGATAGAGAGAGAGATACGAAAAATAAAAAAATTAGAAGAATTTTCTTCTACCGATATTTAAAGGCTTTCTGTTGAAAGAAAAAGCACTTGTGTTATAATGTAATGGTTGTAAAGTGAACAATATCTTAAGATTGACAGAAGATACTGTTACATATTAAGAAGGAATTCTTAACCATGTTCAATTTGAAAATTGATCAATTATAGATTGTTGGAGGGAAATAATATGTCTGCAAAGTGGGAAAAGTTAGAAGGTAATGAAGGTGTTTTAACTGTTGAAGTTGACGTTGAAACGGTAAATAAAGGTTTAGATGAAGCCTTTAATAAAGTGGTAAAACAAGTAAATGTACCAGGTTTTCGTAAAGGGAAAATGCCTCGTGGCATGTTCGAAAAACGTTTTGGTGTAGAATCTCTTTACCAAGATGCAATTGATTTTATGCTTCCAGAAGCTTATTCAAGCGCTGTGGAAGAAACAAATATCGATCCAGTTGACCGTCCTGAAATCGATGTAACTCAAATGGAAAAAGGCAAAGAGTTTATTTTCACAGCAAAAGTAACTGTTAAGCCTGAAGTGAAACTGGGCGAATACAAAGGTCTAGAAGTGGAAGAAATGACTACTGAAGTAACTGCAGAAGATGTGGATGCTGAATTGAAATCTCTTCAAGAGCGTCAAGCTGAGCTTGCTGTAAAAGAAGAAGGAACAGTTGAAAACGGCGATACAGCTGTTATTGATTTTGAAGGATTCGTTGAAGGTGAAGCATTTGAAGGTGGAAAAGGTGAAAATTATTCACTTGAAATCGGATCTGGTTCATTCATCCCAGGGTTTGAAGAACAGTTAATCGGATTATCTGCTGGAGATGAAAAAGAAGTTGAAGTAACTTTCCCAGAAGAATATCACTCAGAAGATCTTGCTGGAAAAATGGCTACTTTTAAAGTGAAGCTTCACGAAATTAAAACAAAAGAACTTCCTGAACTTAATGATGAATTTGCTCAAGAAGCAGACGAAGAAGTAGAAACACTTGCTGAGCTTAAAGAAAAAACAAAAACGCGTCTGGAAGAAACGAAAAAAACAGAAGCGGAAACATCTACTCGTGAAGCTTTAATTGAAAAAGCTTCTGAAGGTGCAGAAGTGGAAATTCCACAAGCTATGATCGACAGCGAATTAAACCGTATGATGCAAGAATTTGAACAACGTCTTCAAATGCAGGGCATGAACTTAGAATTGTACTTCCAATTCTCAGGACAAGACGAAGAAGCTCTTCGTGCTCAAATGCAAGAAGATGCAGCAAAACGTGTACGTACAAACTTAACGCTTGAAGCTATTGCAATCGCTGAAAACTTAGAAGTTTCTGATGAGGAAGCAGAAAAAGAAGTAAGCGTAATGGCTGAGCAATATAATATGAGCTCCGATAACATTAAGCAAGCGCTTGGTGGCTTAGATGGTCTTAAAGGTGACTTGAAAATTCGCAAAGCAATCGAATTTCTTGTAGATAATAGCAAAACTGTTGCATAATAATAGATAGAGAAACAAGGTGCGATTAAATCGTGCCTTGTTTTATACAAAAAAAAATTACATAAAGAATAGAATTTCGTAAAAATGGGAAAAGCTGATTAGACGGGTCAAATCATAAGGGATTTTGGTTGTTTTTCCCTAAAGTCGTTTAAGTTCCGTTTCCATTTTGTTTTGTGTTAAAATGCAATACATAACTGTTTCGGTAATACAATGTATCATGTAGTAGCT
Coding sequences within:
- a CDS encoding GerMN domain-containing protein, which encodes MSKRFKVTAVMVLASSLYLSGCGLFGGDEKVQQDPPQEDVSYLEEGEESVDTTDSAEGDTVTSSIDDSTATIMTELYLIDENGYVVSQTMSLPKVESVAKQALEYLVTNGPVSNILPNGFRAVLPADTTVDVNIDGNKAIADFSPEFEKYAAEDEEKILQAVTWTLTQFEKVEKVELRVNGYPLTEMPVNGTPINKNGLSRTMGINLDSNGVVDLTNSRQVTVYYLAQKGESVYYVPVTKRVSNVENDNVIAVVEELIDGPAYTSKLVSGFMSDVALLDDPKLVDGEVTLNFNEAIFGSFEEELISTQLLNSLVLSLTEQTGIEKVSVLVNGEGDLVNEEGDILSEPVTRPERVNTISF
- a CDS encoding tetratricopeptide repeat protein, producing MKKKRKTIEYSGNVVYFPGIKERLMEKGLDYLQEKKYREAADLLKQALDLGYEQPQIYMALILALYEGEQYEAARDFCQSLLQEGKGEYYEIIDVYLMILIQLNEHQEVVTLLNALFDEQNVPPNKEEHFKQLLSISQKVVNREQLKIMEAKEEELQLFTGDFQEQILVMGQLVHRNIRPYRSQLIAYLTDSNAHPMLQTMVLNVLREHEIDQELSVIKLGEQGKVIPAELVDVFDMSSYQALMVEVEEMVEQKNPSLFSLMKEMISRHSFLRYPFSLSASENVASISYYIHALALIGEMTDVNKMATEMGIRVEEIEREIRKIKKLEEFSSTDI
- a CDS encoding IS1595 family transposase: MATLANILADVSYLTDKDKENLLEFLKRIFTHDASQHGNLIGELRENKFTSGYHCRHCGSVSVVRYGKRNGRQRYKCKDCFKISNDLTNTPLYRSKKANKWITFIECMLKGLSLRESAKIVGVHFTTCFYWRHKLLSALARQQTPTFEGIVEADETYFLESRKGRNILTDRKSRKRAGSATKRGISSEQVCVLIAKDRNKNTLSKVVGMGRILTQQLDENLTHLLQEDAVLCSDAHSSYKSYSKGNGIQHIIINASKKEHVKRGIYHINNINNYHSRLKKWIRKFNGVSTKYLQLYLIWFQFLENREMEADLSKKKRMLFLACILGTWETTDSLRLRAEAF
- the tig gene encoding trigger factor: MSAKWEKLEGNEGVLTVEVDVETVNKGLDEAFNKVVKQVNVPGFRKGKMPRGMFEKRFGVESLYQDAIDFMLPEAYSSAVEETNIDPVDRPEIDVTQMEKGKEFIFTAKVTVKPEVKLGEYKGLEVEEMTTEVTAEDVDAELKSLQERQAELAVKEEGTVENGDTAVIDFEGFVEGEAFEGGKGENYSLEIGSGSFIPGFEEQLIGLSAGDEKEVEVTFPEEYHSEDLAGKMATFKVKLHEIKTKELPELNDEFAQEADEEVETLAELKEKTKTRLEETKKTEAETSTREALIEKASEGAEVEIPQAMIDSELNRMMQEFEQRLQMQGMNLELYFQFSGQDEEALRAQMQEDAAKRVRTNLTLEAIAIAENLEVSDEEAEKEVSVMAEQYNMSSDNIKQALGGLDGLKGDLKIRKAIEFLVDNSKTVA
- a CDS encoding metallophosphoesterase, encoding MRVLVVSDSHGSIESLLELQQLYHGKVDEMFHCGDSELTNHDEALKHFLTVKGNCDWNGDFPEDIVHAVKGTTFFVTHGHMYNVKMSLMNLSYQAIEHNADIVLFGHSHVLGVEFVDGILYVNPGSILLPRAREEKTYCVIERKASVLMISFFDHHHQELIELRQQFQVQ
- the rph gene encoding ribonuclease PH gives rise to the protein MRIDGRESTQLRNIHIETGYLKHPEGSVLITVGETKVICTASIEERVPPFMRGEGKGWVSAEYSMLPRATGTRNIRESSRGKVSGRTMEIQRLIGRSLRAVVDLKALGERTIWVDCDVIQADGGTRTASITGAFVAVAYALAQLQDNKKLPQFPLKDYLAATSVGTVKEHGVVLDLNYAEDSKALVDMNIIMTGTGEFVELQGTGEEATFSMNELQELLAAAQTGITELFEIQKEALGEIAIRLK
- a CDS encoding XTP/dITP diphosphatase, translating into MKKTVLIATKNKGKAKEFTRMFAPYGFNVKTLLDIEGAIDVKETGSTFAENALLKAETIANTYQTMVISDDSGLMIDALNGEPGVYSARYAGGAKSDEANMEKVLEKLKEKEAEQRTARFCCTLAVAAPGMDSFTVEGSCEGEILSEKRGENGFGYDPIFFVPSLGKAMAELSPEEKNSISHRGNALRKLEKKLPALLSEASTQ